A genomic region of bacterium contains the following coding sequences:
- a CDS encoding thiamine pyrophosphate-dependent enzyme, with amino-acid sequence MASKLQTPLSVAAYKSDVHNDWCPGCGDFGILQAIQQSCAELALPPWETMVFAGIGCSGKVFNYMASHGVHTLHGRVLPFAAGAKLANPDLEVIAVGGDGDGYGIGAGHFVHAGRRNIDMAYIVMTNEVYGLTKGQAAPTLGRGQQTKSLPLPNTNDAIQPLALALSSGYTWIGRAYAFDGKHLKEMIKKAVEHKGMALLDVLQPCPTFNDLHTAEWFNKKVKGEGENVMLPRVFNANEAGHDGAVKDPTNHDEVTDKQKKAFELAHYRGERIPVGVFYEIKLPTYVERMQAQAPMLKKYAPAKVPYYDASNLPTTDLSKSYEEFLF; translated from the coding sequence ATGGCCTCTAAACTCCAAACGCCTCTGTCCGTCGCGGCCTACAAGAGTGATGTTCATAATGACTGGTGTCCCGGTTGTGGTGACTTCGGCATCCTCCAGGCCATCCAACAATCCTGCGCCGAACTGGCCCTCCCGCCTTGGGAGACCATGGTCTTCGCCGGGATCGGCTGCTCGGGCAAGGTATTCAATTACATGGCCAGCCATGGGGTCCACACCCTGCATGGCCGGGTGTTGCCCTTCGCGGCGGGCGCTAAGCTCGCCAATCCGGACCTGGAAGTCATCGCGGTCGGTGGCGACGGGGACGGTTACGGAATCGGCGCCGGGCACTTCGTGCACGCCGGACGACGCAACATCGACATGGCCTACATCGTCATGACCAACGAGGTCTATGGACTCACCAAGGGCCAGGCGGCCCCGACGCTCGGACGGGGTCAGCAAACCAAGTCCCTGCCTTTGCCCAATACCAACGACGCCATCCAGCCTTTAGCCCTCGCTTTGAGCTCGGGCTACACCTGGATCGGGCGGGCCTATGCCTTCGACGGGAAACATTTGAAGGAGATGATCAAGAAGGCGGTGGAACACAAGGGTATGGCCCTGTTGGATGTCCTCCAACCTTGCCCGACCTTTAACGACCTGCACACCGCCGAGTGGTTCAATAAGAAGGTGAAGGGAGAAGGGGAGAACGTGATGTTGCCCCGGGTCTTCAACGCCAACGAGGCGGGGCATGACGGAGCCGTCAAGGATCCTACCAACCACGACGAAGTCACCGACAAGCAGAAGAAGGCTTTTGAATTGGCGCATTATCGTGGGGAACGGATCCCGGTAGGGGTCTTCTACGAGATCAAGCTACCGACCTATGTGGAACGCATGCAGGCACAGGCTCCGATGCTCAAGAAATACGCCCCGGCCAAGGTGCCTTACTATGATGCCAGTAACCTGCCGACGACCGACTTGAGCAAGTCTTATGAGGAATTCCTCTTCTGA
- a CDS encoding DUF2298 domain-containing protein: MIGFLVVKFFPIFSLWVKALDDRPAKMAGLLLVSTVALALSWVVSRLLEVDWFETPLYGAVGVIFILGILPLFLPVVFAQVFGVLAFTILVAGVFLTWTFFSVWGRFIAALFAFWTLFASLNHSGIQFTGYGDCMILGRLWAAAFSTATIPAIYLLVRRVYKSNVMALTAAAFFAFAVVSIEQTHYCITESFITFLFVVVVLASSGILKEASWRNYLIAGTAFGLSMAAKTSSLYYLFVLATAHLVSLAQKDRKEWERDDRKLGSNRPLYSVLATGLLGLIFIVFAGVGYKFKGVLTDLFPMDPNRGLILWGLLLTALLALGGMFTLWGFMEFRIFRAQMPQWIKLMGAGALSVLLFVLFSPWSLLDLHGFMDSQNYEWHVVSIADACYVLQFKDTLRYIFQLRNLMSVELWWPLGVTVVAGAAWVLGRFLFAIVRPVEKGTLFPVPFSKKLGFAISLPDLLILCWFIPYFGFIGAWNTKFVRYMVPLIPAFCIFGARLVTDIASWAKARPWGGLLHKALVALVVAPSLFYSIAYMHVYYAPNPWIDASVWIYKNIPPGSMVLTEAWDDGLPTGVDPNQDPRMDKPGNPGMYRQEGMTVYELHGFLTDDSPVKKNYYADELKKGDYISIASKKLWYTLTNCTPEFKPHGFNAYPVTSRYYRALWSGLLGYKMVGEFHNFPSFLGWEHPDDMAEESFSVYDHPRVYIFKKVEDVPRERILKILGSDDYVRGIDRDEMRNIDPKNVDRFIADRRQYLESKGLWTQLEEATPTPSVASVTQSPARRTKPRPDLKPFAQPTKAPTVSPTPDIPVTAPPTVPRMTDPKTLQTLEELAKKPVVEESVSGHDRTPYESAGYQWRAWFSWLLGLMVLGWMALPLTTRFFAPLQPGCYSLSKVLGFFIFVWVVWFPNALFTWWFKGPGPFRFTVAGCWVWFLLLMAASLWSYWKNSRDFKVLLAKWGKDWVHQELAFIGAFAAFSLIKVFIPHIHDPVGEGYNGGGEAGMDFGFLASVVRGESFPPQNQWMAGTPISYSFYYGHLMMGVLAKFLGVVPAVAYNLGLITLFALIFSSAFGLAFGLSGRRFSGWVAGFLCAAAGNPAGARQIMDALRPVFSNFNFGPLQDRIINYDYWGPTRVVPNTINEFPYFSVLYGDLHAHTLAMPFAMLLMGLLLSLYLSKTNREEGIFSKVPLIVAAGFLLGGVSYLNTWEVPAWLVLFVMALMVRGLSQVGEKGVQRGLGTLLAALAVLLSLLGWIITFWNGLDPQVLGGKTILLFVTLGLATLVAFAAGFLQKNTAGFSRLLLRVGSNLIVLFFFMLALWAPYFFKAFRPQQSEILWVTPHLRSDLGDFFGIFGFFVTVLGLGFLAGRSGTLANWMGKERKEKWDLDLLLERTMDGLGNFVQDQRPVPSMMFLGAGTLAVIWGASWIHWAGSQTKPILSLLLGLFGAILLALALFFRRNGILWAAFLGLALVWSGLLAIRVIPLYQDSGIALGLGLFSVLWLLAFFHLGLAWEIQRDRNLSAAYLLVSLFFFVLATVEVFVMREYLGGDYLRNNTLFKFYIVAWELASVTAGFFLPRILEIFRALTKVVKKESSSSRPWILTVCVLLSSLLLSLLLSGWLQALNGSMGAAVNLLFLGGILGWAIMEGWTRDFWVKWLWAPLASLAGLLCLLTVLPGISYGSFLYPIQRWAGSFGNSVLLPLLLAIILNGIAMVAWEGKRDMARRLFQWNWSALLALFTLAILVYPVLATFRKCHDFLPSIRQRWTGSAEPLTLNGLEYIAKANPYDAAAIRFLNQYVPDQPCLLEFVGEGYNSWGSRFSIFTGIPALMGWDGHVREWVTGRQDLTEDVGQRFQATEQIFRTPDPAVAKKYLDAYGVRLVMIGTVERNGVPGRKGGYPAEGLAKFQGFLPLIYKNPQVEIYYNPPAEN, translated from the coding sequence TTGATCGGGTTCTTGGTGGTCAAGTTCTTCCCGATTTTCTCCCTGTGGGTGAAGGCCTTGGATGATCGGCCCGCCAAAATGGCCGGGTTGCTCCTTGTTTCGACCGTGGCTTTGGCCCTTTCCTGGGTCGTTTCCCGGCTTTTGGAAGTGGATTGGTTTGAAACGCCTCTTTACGGGGCGGTGGGCGTGATCTTTATATTGGGGATCCTCCCCCTTTTCCTACCGGTCGTCTTCGCGCAGGTCTTCGGGGTCTTGGCTTTTACCATCCTTGTGGCAGGGGTTTTCCTGACCTGGACCTTCTTCTCGGTATGGGGACGTTTTATCGCGGCCCTCTTCGCTTTTTGGACACTTTTTGCTTCCTTGAACCATTCGGGGATCCAATTCACGGGCTATGGGGACTGTATGATCCTCGGCCGTCTTTGGGCCGCCGCCTTTTCCACCGCCACCATCCCGGCCATCTATCTTTTGGTCCGTCGCGTCTACAAAAGCAACGTGATGGCCCTTACCGCCGCCGCGTTCTTCGCCTTCGCAGTCGTCAGCATTGAACAGACCCACTATTGCATCACCGAATCCTTCATCACCTTCCTTTTCGTGGTAGTGGTCCTAGCCTCGAGCGGGATATTGAAAGAGGCGAGTTGGAGGAATTATCTCATCGCCGGTACGGCTTTCGGGCTCTCCATGGCGGCCAAGACGAGTTCTCTCTACTATTTGTTCGTGCTGGCAACCGCCCACCTCGTATCGCTCGCCCAAAAAGACCGGAAAGAATGGGAACGGGATGACCGGAAATTGGGATCGAATAGGCCCCTTTACAGCGTCCTGGCGACGGGGCTTCTGGGCCTCATCTTCATCGTCTTCGCGGGCGTGGGCTACAAGTTCAAAGGTGTTCTGACCGATCTATTCCCAATGGATCCGAACCGAGGCCTGATCCTATGGGGCCTGTTGCTCACGGCCCTGTTGGCCTTGGGAGGTATGTTCACCCTCTGGGGCTTCATGGAATTCCGGATCTTCCGCGCCCAGATGCCCCAATGGATCAAGCTCATGGGGGCCGGTGCACTTTCAGTGTTGCTCTTCGTACTTTTCTCGCCTTGGTCCCTCCTGGATCTTCATGGATTCATGGATTCCCAAAATTACGAATGGCATGTGGTTTCCATCGCCGATGCCTGTTATGTGCTCCAATTCAAGGACACGCTTCGTTATATTTTCCAACTCCGGAACTTAATGAGCGTTGAACTATGGTGGCCGCTGGGTGTGACGGTCGTAGCCGGAGCGGCTTGGGTCTTGGGCCGGTTCCTCTTTGCCATTGTCCGGCCGGTCGAGAAAGGGACGTTGTTCCCGGTGCCCTTTTCGAAAAAACTGGGATTCGCCATCTCCCTGCCGGATCTTTTGATCCTCTGTTGGTTCATCCCTTATTTCGGGTTCATCGGCGCCTGGAACACCAAATTCGTCCGTTATATGGTGCCGCTCATCCCGGCCTTCTGTATTTTTGGTGCACGCTTGGTGACCGATATCGCTTCCTGGGCCAAGGCCCGTCCTTGGGGAGGGCTCCTGCACAAGGCCCTGGTCGCCCTGGTGGTGGCTCCAAGTCTTTTCTACTCGATCGCTTACATGCACGTTTATTACGCCCCGAACCCCTGGATCGACGCGTCGGTGTGGATCTACAAGAACATCCCGCCCGGTTCCATGGTCCTGACCGAGGCTTGGGATGACGGGCTCCCGACCGGGGTCGATCCCAACCAGGACCCGCGGATGGACAAACCCGGGAACCCGGGGATGTACCGCCAAGAAGGGATGACCGTCTACGAATTGCACGGGTTCCTGACCGATGACTCGCCGGTGAAGAAGAACTATTACGCCGACGAGTTGAAAAAAGGCGATTACATCAGCATCGCCTCCAAGAAGCTTTGGTATACCCTCACCAATTGCACCCCTGAGTTCAAACCCCATGGGTTCAACGCCTATCCCGTGACTTCCCGCTACTACCGGGCCCTTTGGTCGGGGCTCCTGGGCTACAAGATGGTGGGCGAGTTCCACAATTTCCCGAGTTTCCTGGGGTGGGAACATCCGGACGATATGGCCGAAGAGTCTTTCTCGGTCTATGACCATCCCCGGGTCTATATCTTCAAGAAGGTCGAAGATGTGCCCCGGGAGAGGATCCTAAAGATCCTGGGGAGCGATGATTATGTCCGTGGCATCGATCGGGACGAAATGCGCAACATCGACCCGAAGAACGTCGATCGGTTCATCGCGGACCGTCGCCAATACCTGGAATCCAAGGGGCTTTGGACCCAATTGGAGGAAGCCACTCCCACCCCATCAGTGGCGAGTGTTACGCAGTCCCCGGCGCGCCGGACGAAGCCGAGACCGGATTTAAAGCCATTTGCACAACCCACCAAGGCGCCGACCGTGAGCCCGACTCCCGACATCCCTGTTACCGCCCCTCCCACCGTTCCTCGCATGACGGATCCCAAGACCCTGCAAACCCTGGAAGAACTAGCCAAGAAACCCGTGGTCGAGGAGAGCGTCTCCGGTCATGACAGGACACCCTATGAGTCAGCAGGTTATCAGTGGCGGGCTTGGTTCAGTTGGTTGTTGGGGTTGATGGTCCTAGGCTGGATGGCCTTGCCTTTGACCACCCGGTTTTTCGCGCCGCTCCAACCCGGTTGCTACTCCCTGAGCAAGGTATTGGGTTTTTTCATCTTCGTTTGGGTGGTTTGGTTCCCGAACGCCCTTTTCACCTGGTGGTTCAAGGGGCCGGGGCCATTCCGCTTCACGGTCGCCGGCTGCTGGGTTTGGTTCCTTCTTTTGATGGCCGCAAGTCTCTGGAGCTACTGGAAGAATTCTCGCGACTTCAAGGTCCTGCTGGCCAAGTGGGGTAAGGATTGGGTACACCAGGAATTGGCCTTTATCGGCGCGTTTGCCGCCTTTTCATTGATCAAGGTCTTCATCCCCCATATCCATGATCCGGTGGGGGAGGGCTACAACGGTGGCGGGGAAGCGGGCATGGATTTCGGATTCCTGGCTTCGGTGGTCCGGGGCGAGAGTTTTCCACCGCAGAACCAGTGGATGGCGGGGACGCCGATCAGCTATTCCTTCTACTATGGACATTTGATGATGGGCGTCCTGGCCAAATTCTTGGGGGTGGTCCCCGCAGTGGCCTATAACCTGGGCCTGATCACCCTTTTCGCCCTGATCTTTTCCAGCGCTTTTGGACTGGCTTTTGGTCTTTCGGGCCGCCGGTTCAGCGGCTGGGTGGCTGGGTTCCTTTGCGCGGCCGCGGGCAATCCGGCAGGCGCCCGTCAGATCATGGATGCTTTACGGCCGGTTTTTTCCAACTTCAACTTTGGTCCCTTGCAGGACCGGATCATTAATTACGATTATTGGGGGCCGACACGGGTCGTCCCCAATACGATCAACGAGTTCCCCTACTTCAGCGTGCTCTACGGCGACCTTCACGCCCATACCCTGGCAATGCCCTTTGCGATGCTCTTGATGGGTCTTCTTTTGTCCCTTTATCTTTCAAAAACCAACCGGGAAGAAGGGATCTTCTCGAAAGTTCCACTCATTGTGGCCGCCGGTTTCTTGTTGGGCGGGGTTTCCTATTTGAACACATGGGAAGTTCCCGCCTGGCTTGTCCTTTTCGTCATGGCGCTCATGGTCCGGGGGCTTTCGCAAGTGGGGGAGAAGGGTGTGCAACGTGGATTGGGGACCCTCTTAGCCGCATTGGCGGTCCTTTTGTCGCTTTTGGGTTGGATCATCACTTTTTGGAACGGATTGGACCCACAAGTCTTGGGCGGCAAGACCATTCTCCTGTTCGTCACCCTCGGGTTGGCGACGCTGGTGGCTTTCGCCGCCGGCTTCCTCCAGAAGAATACGGCCGGATTCTCCAGGCTCCTGCTGCGGGTCGGCTCGAACTTGATCGTACTGTTCTTTTTCATGCTGGCCTTGTGGGCCCCCTATTTCTTCAAGGCTTTCCGGCCCCAACAAAGCGAGATCCTTTGGGTGACGCCCCACCTTCGAAGCGATTTGGGGGATTTTTTCGGGATCTTCGGTTTTTTTGTGACGGTTTTGGGCCTCGGTTTTCTGGCGGGACGATCCGGGACCTTGGCGAATTGGATGGGGAAGGAGAGAAAGGAAAAATGGGACCTGGATCTCCTGCTGGAAAGAACGATGGATGGCTTGGGTAACTTCGTTCAGGACCAAAGACCGGTCCCGTCCATGATGTTCCTGGGTGCGGGGACCCTCGCGGTCATTTGGGGAGCCTCTTGGATCCATTGGGCCGGTTCCCAAACCAAGCCCATTCTTTCCCTACTGTTGGGACTTTTTGGGGCCATTTTGCTGGCCTTGGCGCTTTTCTTCCGAAGGAACGGCATCCTTTGGGCCGCTTTCCTGGGCCTGGCGTTGGTATGGTCGGGACTCTTGGCCATTCGGGTCATCCCGCTCTACCAAGACTCGGGTATCGCCCTTGGCTTGGGGCTCTTTTCGGTCCTTTGGCTTTTGGCGTTCTTCCATTTGGGACTGGCTTGGGAGATCCAAAGGGACCGGAATCTATCCGCGGCTTATCTCCTCGTATCCTTGTTCTTCTTCGTTCTGGCCACGGTCGAGGTGTTCGTGATGCGCGAATATTTGGGCGGGGACTACTTAAGGAACAATACCCTTTTCAAGTTCTATATCGTGGCCTGGGAACTGGCTTCGGTGACCGCCGGCTTTTTCCTGCCCCGCATTTTGGAGATATTCCGGGCCCTGACCAAGGTTGTTAAGAAGGAATCGAGCTCATCCCGTCCCTGGATCCTTACGGTGTGCGTACTTTTATCCTCTCTTTTGCTTTCGTTGTTGTTGAGCGGGTGGCTCCAAGCACTGAACGGAAGCATGGGCGCGGCCGTTAACCTCCTTTTCTTGGGAGGAATCCTGGGGTGGGCCATTATGGAAGGTTGGACCAGGGATTTTTGGGTCAAATGGCTTTGGGCTCCATTGGCTTCCTTGGCGGGCCTTCTGTGTCTGTTGACGGTCCTGCCCGGCATTTCCTATGGCTCCTTCCTCTATCCGATCCAACGATGGGCGGGTTCCTTTGGGAATTCGGTGCTCCTGCCCCTCTTGCTTGCGATCATCCTCAATGGGATCGCTATGGTCGCGTGGGAAGGGAAGCGGGACATGGCGAGGCGCTTGTTCCAGTGGAATTGGAGCGCGCTCCTGGCCTTGTTCACGCTGGCCATCCTGGTCTATCCGGTGCTGGCCACTTTCCGCAAGTGCCATGATTTCCTTCCCTCCATCCGGCAGCGCTGGACGGGATCGGCCGAGCCCCTGACATTGAACGGGCTTGAATATATCGCCAAGGCCAATCCTTATGATGCGGCGGCCATCCGGTTCCTGAACCAATATGTTCCCGACCAGCCTTGCCTCCTAGAATTCGTGGGGGAAGGTTACAACTCATGGGGTTCCCGGTTCTCCATCTTCACCGGTATCCCGGCCCTGATGGGGTGGGATGGGCATGTCCGGGAGTGGGTGACCGGCCGCCAGGACCTGACGGAGGATGTGGGACAGCGTTTCCAAGCCACCGAGCAGATCTTCCGTACCCCCGATCCGGCCGTGGCCAAGAAATACCTGGATGCCTACGGGGTGCGATTGGTCATGATCGGCACCGTGGAACGCAATGGCGTCCCGGGCCGAAAAGGCGGATATCCCGCGGAGGGATTGGCCAAGTTCCAAGGCTTTTTGCCGCTGATTTACAAGAATCCGCAGGTGGAGATTTACTATAATCCGCCCGCCGAGAATTGA
- a CDS encoding glycosyltransferase family 2 protein: protein MPKIIVVLPVYNEEKHLPGLLPRLSPQADILVLVNDGSTDGSFKLLQAFVRKRKGAYLLDLPENRGMAGALEAGFLFSLYLKRMGQAGPEDLVVTIDADGQHKPEYIPKIAGYLAKRKADVVLTRRDFSVYPRYKVLGNRFLTWTNSFLSGTHYKDVESGLRMLKVRTLEPVLRYYTGVKYSCAQEIALLTARSGFYIDNDFRVEIAYYRPGTTFWDGFIVLGMSLFTFLRWVLRAARPVSDDIELNQAAFLRSRQLWGRNKRSGKR from the coding sequence TTGCCCAAGATCATCGTCGTCCTGCCGGTCTATAACGAGGAAAAACACCTGCCGGGTCTGTTGCCCCGGCTTTCCCCCCAGGCGGACATCCTGGTGCTGGTGAACGATGGCTCGACGGATGGGAGCTTCAAGCTCCTGCAAGCCTTTGTCAGGAAACGCAAGGGAGCCTATCTACTTGACCTGCCTGAGAACCGCGGCATGGCGGGGGCGTTGGAGGCGGGATTCCTGTTCTCCCTTTACCTCAAACGCATGGGCCAAGCAGGGCCTGAGGATTTGGTGGTGACCATCGATGCCGACGGACAACACAAGCCGGAATATATCCCCAAGATCGCCGGTTATTTAGCGAAACGAAAAGCCGATGTGGTCCTGACCCGGCGGGATTTCTCGGTCTATCCCCGCTACAAGGTGTTAGGGAACCGGTTCCTGACCTGGACCAATTCATTCCTGTCGGGGACCCACTACAAGGACGTGGAATCGGGTTTGCGCATGCTCAAGGTGAGGACCCTGGAGCCTGTCTTGCGTTACTATACGGGGGTGAAATATTCCTGTGCCCAAGAGATAGCCTTATTGACCGCAAGGTCGGGTTTTTATATCGACAATGATTTTCGGGTCGAGATCGCCTATTACCGCCCTGGCACGACCTTCTGGGACGGATTCATCGTCCTTGGAATGAGCCTGTTCACTTTTTTAAGATGGGTTCTTAGGGCCGCGAGACCGGTCTCGGACGATATCGAACTGAATCAGGCCGCTTTTCTACGTTCCCGGCAGCTTTGGGGAAGGAACAAGCGGTCGGGGAAGCGCTGA
- a CDS encoding DUF2298 domain-containing protein → MGSVLIWYFAVALIGWITYPVAFVALRHFPDKGYAFSKVLGLLLVGYLYWLVGYVAFNGATLFLSLTLVAVVSTFLLMTWIGRPFVEFAKKNLAFFVLMEGFFLMAFLVAGAYKMRTFDIVGTEKPMDYAMINGILASPSMPPQDPWLSGGSISYYYFGYFIVAMLQRMTAGFGITSGEAYNLAVALTWALAALCSFSLVYALTRRYRYSLFSSACLTVFGNLDYWHRAVQSFTIGNLRVPYYNQPADPGAVTGLAGAFGFLLSPLQHGWDYFQASRIVPVPPSDKLINEFPSFSFFLSDLHPHVMAIPFVLLAIAAAYNLLKAPLAGFAIFGGQRVWQVGQWALIALIFGSLSFFNSWDFPTFMFLLGVCLFLQEWWANEKKWDVFFKAVVVLGVPIVIASFAFYAPFFLKFQSQARGLGIVKDRTDLYHLIVIFGAFFTILIPGLVGRLIPQSPSAAPKGKPKKNDNDLECVVCGREGTGKKFCGYCGGELAPVGPSEVTPLPHEPTRSLLQGWAEIFLSEKGTAQNWITLLVILALLLGLNFPPMRASTILVGLLMAFFAVLGLASKNESREKVFVSILSAIGFLLIFGCEVLFIKDHFSDGDLYRMNSVFKFHYQVWIVFGLASGPLLKWIVEILWPRWSGVKKTLWIALFLFAFFGAALYPVLAFTARMAGTSPDLATMDGEVYYERAFPTDHAVAQWIRQNVHIKDGKVPVILEAWGGSYQQQYATLATMTGFPTVLGWDFHEAQWRGSWDHAVVRGKDPDDTLFRRRSDIDAIYTSADLDQTRDLMRRYGVDYVYVSDTERDKYKDHVENLNKFSALGTVVLQQGSAVLYKINP, encoded by the coding sequence ATGGGTTCCGTGTTGATCTGGTATTTCGCTGTGGCCCTTATCGGCTGGATCACGTACCCGGTCGCTTTCGTCGCTTTGCGGCATTTCCCGGACAAGGGTTATGCCTTCAGCAAGGTGCTGGGGCTGCTCCTGGTCGGTTATCTTTATTGGCTCGTGGGCTATGTGGCTTTCAACGGGGCCACCCTTTTCCTGTCCCTGACCCTCGTCGCCGTAGTGTCGACCTTCCTTCTTATGACCTGGATCGGCCGGCCTTTCGTTGAATTTGCCAAAAAAAACCTGGCCTTTTTTGTCCTGATGGAAGGGTTCTTCCTGATGGCCTTCCTAGTGGCGGGCGCCTACAAGATGCGGACCTTCGACATCGTGGGCACCGAAAAACCGATGGACTACGCCATGATCAACGGCATCCTGGCCTCTCCTTCCATGCCCCCGCAGGACCCTTGGCTTTCAGGCGGGAGCATTTCCTACTACTATTTCGGCTATTTCATCGTGGCCATGCTCCAACGCATGACCGCGGGGTTCGGGATCACCTCGGGGGAAGCCTATAACCTAGCGGTCGCGCTGACCTGGGCCTTGGCTGCCCTTTGTTCCTTTTCGTTGGTCTATGCCCTGACCCGCCGTTACCGTTATTCGTTGTTCTCCTCCGCTTGCTTGACCGTCTTTGGGAACCTCGATTACTGGCACCGGGCGGTGCAGAGTTTTACCATTGGGAATCTGAGGGTCCCTTATTACAACCAGCCCGCGGATCCAGGAGCCGTCACCGGTCTTGCCGGCGCTTTCGGCTTCCTGTTGTCCCCGCTCCAGCATGGGTGGGATTATTTCCAGGCCTCCCGAATCGTACCGGTCCCGCCCTCGGACAAGCTCATCAACGAATTTCCTTCGTTCAGTTTCTTCCTGTCGGACCTTCATCCACACGTGATGGCCATCCCTTTCGTGCTGCTGGCCATCGCGGCGGCATACAATCTTCTCAAGGCGCCATTGGCTGGCTTTGCGATATTCGGAGGACAACGGGTCTGGCAGGTAGGCCAATGGGCCTTGATCGCCTTGATATTCGGTTCCTTGTCCTTCTTCAATAGCTGGGATTTCCCGACCTTCATGTTCCTCTTGGGTGTCTGCTTGTTCCTCCAGGAGTGGTGGGCCAATGAGAAGAAATGGGATGTATTCTTTAAGGCGGTAGTAGTGTTGGGAGTTCCTATCGTTATAGCTTCCTTTGCTTTTTATGCCCCCTTCTTTTTGAAATTCCAATCACAGGCCCGTGGCCTGGGGATCGTAAAGGACCGGACGGACCTCTACCATCTCATCGTGATCTTCGGCGCTTTTTTCACCATCCTCATCCCGGGTTTGGTGGGACGATTGATCCCCCAAAGCCCGTCGGCGGCTCCCAAGGGAAAACCTAAAAAGAACGACAATGATTTGGAGTGTGTGGTCTGTGGAAGGGAAGGAACGGGTAAGAAATTCTGCGGTTATTGCGGCGGTGAGCTGGCCCCGGTCGGACCCTCGGAGGTCACGCCCCTCCCCCACGAACCGACCCGGTCCCTACTCCAGGGATGGGCGGAGATCTTTCTTTCGGAAAAAGGAACGGCCCAGAACTGGATCACGCTCCTGGTCATCCTGGCCCTGTTGCTCGGGTTGAATTTCCCGCCTATGCGGGCCTCCACGATCCTGGTCGGTCTTTTGATGGCGTTCTTTGCGGTCCTTGGGTTGGCTTCCAAGAACGAAAGCCGCGAAAAGGTCTTCGTTTCAATTTTGTCCGCGATCGGGTTCCTGCTGATCTTCGGATGCGAGGTCCTCTTCATCAAGGACCACTTCTCCGACGGTGATCTTTATCGGATGAACTCGGTCTTTAAGTTCCATTACCAGGTCTGGATCGTTTTCGGCCTGGCTTCGGGACCCTTGTTGAAATGGATAGTGGAGATCCTTTGGCCCCGCTGGTCCGGGGTGAAAAAGACCCTTTGGATCGCGCTCTTCCTTTTCGCTTTTTTTGGCGCCGCCTTGTATCCGGTCCTGGCCTTCACGGCCCGCATGGCGGGGACTTCCCCGGACCTGGCGACCATGGATGGGGAAGTGTATTATGAACGCGCTTTTCCGACCGATCATGCTGTGGCCCAATGGATCCGCCAGAACGTCCATATCAAGGACGGAAAGGTTCCCGTCATCCTGGAAGCTTGGGGCGGCTCCTATCAGCAGCAATATGCCACCCTGGCGACCATGACTGGATTTCCGACGGTCCTTGGGTGGGATTTTCACGAGGCCCAATGGCGCGGGTCCTGGGATCATGCGGTGGTGCGCGGCAAGGACCCGGACGACACCTTGTTTCGCCGCCGCAGTGACATCGATGCCATTTATACCTCGGCGGACCTGGACCAGACCCGGGACCTGATGCGCCGTTATGGGGTCGATTACGTTTATGTGAGCGATACCGAGAGGGATAAGTACAAGGACCACGTCGAGAACCTCAATAAGTTCTCCGCGTTGGGAACGGTGGTGTTGCAGCAGGGGAGTGCGGTGCTGTACAAGATCAACCCTTGA